From Paenibacillus graminis, a single genomic window includes:
- a CDS encoding GNAT family N-acetyltransferase — MIRYRRPKQDDTVILDLIEKQLVPLSHLPQTVINQIRKDLPRRLGQGVTLVACPDYESDPLGFVHFMLHGDLLYIDMLAIAPAARRKRWGNMLMDRAERFALSRGCLRAKISVDAGNAPGISFYQKLGYSVARYQPQNFCYEFEKLLANRFRA; from the coding sequence ATGATTCGCTACCGCAGACCCAAGCAGGATGACACCGTGATTCTTGACTTGATTGAAAAGCAACTGGTTCCATTATCACATCTTCCACAGACTGTTATCAACCAGATCAGAAAAGATCTGCCCCGGCGTCTCGGTCAAGGGGTCACCCTTGTAGCTTGTCCGGATTATGAGAGCGATCCGCTGGGATTTGTACACTTTATGCTGCATGGAGATTTGCTCTATATTGACATGCTGGCCATAGCCCCTGCCGCGAGACGCAAACGCTGGGGGAATATGCTCATGGACAGAGCAGAGCGCTTTGCACTATCACGCGGTTGTCTAAGGGCCAAGATATCTGTAGATGCCGGCAATGCGCCAGGCATTTCCTTTTATCAAAAATTGGGCTACAGCGTAGCCCGTTATCAGCCGCAAAACTTCTGCTATGAGTTCGAGAAACTGTTAGCCAATAGATTCAGAGCTTAA
- the ilvB gene encoding biosynthetic-type acetolactate synthase large subunit encodes MSAQTPEVRSIEQLREKWKNPEVVTGSEVLLRSLVMEGVDTVFGYPGGAVLYIYDALHGFNDFKHILTRHEQGAIHAADGYARASGKAGVCIATSGPGATNLVTGIATAFMDSVPLVVITGNVFSSLIGTDAFQEADITGITMPITKHSYLVRDVEDLPRIIHEAFHIANTGRKGPVLIDIPKDVSAAKTLYSPAKQQGVNLRGYNPRTVPNKLQLDKLVRAISAAERPIIIAGGGVIYSGAHEAMYEFVKRTEIPITTTLLGLGCYPSAEDLWMGMPGMHGTYTANNAIQQCDLLINIGARFDDRVTGKLDGFAPKAKIVHIDIDPAEIGKNVSPDIPIVGDVKTVLELLIPEVSRAAGADAWRTQIAQWKLDFPLRYNDSETELKPQWVIQMINDTTKGEAIVTTDVGQHQMWAAQYYKFNHPRSWITSGGLGTMGFGFPSAIGAQMAHPERLVVSINGDGGMQMCSQELAICAIHNIPVKIVVINNEVLGMVRQWQNLIYEKRYSYTDLAGSPDFVKLAEAYGVKGLRATNKEEAGAAWKEALETPGPVLVEFVVPKDENVYPMVTQGSTIDQMLMGDE; translated from the coding sequence ATGAGCGCGCAAACACCGGAAGTGCGGTCTATTGAGCAGTTACGTGAGAAATGGAAGAATCCCGAGGTGGTTACGGGTTCCGAAGTCCTGCTGCGCAGTCTTGTAATGGAAGGGGTGGATACCGTCTTCGGTTACCCTGGCGGTGCGGTATTGTACATCTACGATGCTCTTCATGGCTTCAATGATTTCAAGCATATCCTGACACGGCATGAGCAGGGCGCGATTCATGCGGCTGACGGCTATGCCAGAGCAAGCGGCAAAGCGGGCGTATGTATTGCAACCTCCGGTCCGGGAGCAACCAATCTGGTAACCGGGATCGCGACCGCTTTTATGGACTCGGTTCCACTGGTGGTAATCACCGGCAATGTCTTTTCCAGCCTGATTGGAACCGATGCTTTCCAGGAAGCGGATATTACAGGCATTACGATGCCTATTACGAAGCACAGCTATCTGGTGCGCGATGTTGAAGATCTTCCGCGCATCATTCATGAAGCCTTTCATATCGCGAACACCGGCCGAAAAGGTCCGGTACTCATCGATATTCCGAAGGATGTATCGGCGGCCAAGACATTGTATAGTCCAGCGAAGCAGCAAGGCGTTAACCTCCGCGGCTATAACCCGCGTACGGTTCCGAACAAACTCCAGCTGGATAAGCTGGTTCGGGCCATTTCAGCAGCGGAACGTCCGATCATTATTGCAGGCGGCGGGGTCATCTACTCCGGAGCTCATGAAGCGATGTATGAATTCGTGAAGCGGACGGAAATTCCGATCACAACCACCTTGCTGGGACTGGGCTGTTATCCGAGTGCGGAAGACCTGTGGATGGGAATGCCCGGCATGCACGGGACGTATACAGCGAATAATGCCATTCAGCAATGCGATTTGCTGATCAACATCGGCGCCCGGTTCGATGACCGTGTGACCGGCAAGCTGGACGGCTTTGCGCCAAAAGCAAAAATCGTCCACATCGACATCGATCCGGCGGAAATCGGCAAAAACGTATCGCCTGACATTCCGATTGTCGGAGATGTGAAGACAGTGCTGGAGTTGCTGATCCCTGAGGTGAGCCGTGCAGCGGGAGCCGATGCCTGGAGAACGCAGATTGCCCAGTGGAAGCTGGATTTCCCGCTTCGCTACAACGATTCCGAAACAGAGCTGAAACCGCAGTGGGTCATCCAGATGATTAATGACACCACCAAGGGCGAAGCTATCGTTACTACGGATGTTGGACAGCACCAGATGTGGGCAGCCCAGTATTACAAGTTCAATCATCCCCGTTCATGGATTACTTCCGGAGGGCTTGGAACGATGGGCTTCGGATTCCCGTCGGCGATCGGGGCGCAAATGGCGCATCCGGAACGGCTGGTAGTTTCCATTAACGGTGACGGCGGAATGCAGATGTGTTCGCAGGAGCTTGCGATTTGTGCAATCCACAACATCCCGGTCAAAATCGTCGTTATTAACAACGAGGTTCTGGGAATGGTCCGGCAGTGGCAGAACCTCATATACGAGAAGCGTTACAGCTATACCGACCTCGCAGGCAGCCCCGATTTCGTAAAGCTGGCTGAAGCATACGGGGTAAAAGGACTTCGGGCAACGAACAAGGAAGAAGCAGGCGCTGCGTGGAAAGAAGCACTGGAAACGCCGGGACCCGTTCTGGTAGAATTCGTTGTTCCTAAGGACGAGAATGTCTACCCGATGGTAACTCAAGGGTCGACCATCGATCAAATGCTGATGGGGGATGAATGA
- the ilvN gene encoding acetolactate synthase small subunit — protein sequence MTVMRHTIAVLVNDQPGVLQRVSGLFGRRGFNIESITVGQSEEAGLSRMVIVTLGDQHTLEQIEKQLYKLIDVIKVVDLGSKPMVARELALIKVKAEPAERPEIMGVVETFRASVVDIGTTSLLVQVVGDTQKIDAMIELLKPYGIKELSRTGVTAMIRGNA from the coding sequence ATGACAGTGATGAGACATACGATTGCTGTGCTTGTGAATGACCAGCCGGGTGTGCTGCAGCGGGTGTCAGGCCTGTTCGGCCGCCGGGGCTTCAATATTGAGAGCATCACCGTAGGGCAGTCTGAAGAGGCCGGCCTGTCCCGGATGGTCATAGTGACACTGGGTGACCAGCACACGCTTGAGCAGATCGAGAAGCAGCTCTATAAGCTGATCGATGTGATCAAGGTAGTGGATCTTGGCTCCAAGCCTATGGTTGCCCGTGAGCTGGCACTCATCAAGGTCAAAGCGGAACCGGCTGAACGTCCGGAAATTATGGGTGTTGTGGAAACCTTCCGCGCGTCCGTGGTAGATATCGGCACAACCAGCTTGCTTGTGCAGGTGGTTGGGGATACGCAGAAGATTGATGCGATGATTGAACTGCTTAAGCCTTATGGCATCAAAGAGCTGTCCCGTACCGGCGTTACAGCAATGATTCGGGGAAATGCCTGA
- the ilvC gene encoding ketol-acid reductoisomerase yields the protein MAVTTYYEQDAELSVLKGKTIAVIGYGSQGHAQAQNLRDSGLQVVIGLREGKSFETAKNDGFEVLPVAEAVSRADVVQILMPDETQASVYKNEIEPNLKNGAALMFSHGFNVHFGQIVAPKDADVLLVAPKSPGHMVRRTYVEGFGVPGLIAIEQDATGNAQAIGLAYAKGIGCTRAGVIETSFREETETDLFGEQAVLCGGVSALIKAGFETLTEAGYAPEMAYFECLHEMKLIVDLVYEGGLATMRDSISNTAEYGDYVTGPRIITDETKKAMKAVLSDIQQGKFARDFILENQSGRAFLTATRRNEAAHPVEVVGSQLREMMHWIKK from the coding sequence ATGGCAGTGACAACGTACTATGAACAGGATGCAGAACTTAGTGTACTAAAAGGGAAGACAATTGCAGTAATCGGGTACGGCAGCCAAGGGCATGCCCAGGCACAGAACCTGCGTGACAGCGGTCTTCAGGTTGTCATCGGCCTGCGCGAAGGCAAATCGTTCGAAACCGCCAAGAATGACGGTTTTGAAGTGCTGCCGGTAGCTGAAGCAGTATCCCGTGCGGATGTAGTACAAATTCTGATGCCAGACGAAACTCAGGCATCCGTCTATAAAAATGAAATCGAGCCGAACCTCAAAAACGGCGCGGCGCTGATGTTCTCTCACGGCTTCAACGTTCATTTCGGCCAAATCGTGGCTCCTAAGGATGCGGATGTGCTGCTGGTGGCCCCAAAATCTCCGGGCCACATGGTTCGCCGCACTTATGTTGAAGGCTTCGGTGTTCCCGGCCTGATCGCCATTGAACAGGATGCAACCGGCAATGCTCAGGCGATTGGCCTTGCTTATGCCAAGGGCATCGGCTGTACACGTGCAGGGGTTATTGAAACCTCGTTCCGTGAAGAAACCGAAACCGATCTGTTCGGAGAACAGGCAGTTCTGTGCGGCGGCGTATCCGCGCTGATCAAAGCCGGCTTCGAGACGCTTACTGAAGCAGGTTATGCTCCTGAAATGGCATATTTCGAATGTCTGCATGAAATGAAGCTGATTGTTGACCTTGTGTATGAAGGCGGACTTGCCACCATGCGCGATTCGATCAGCAACACTGCCGAGTACGGCGATTATGTAACTGGTCCTCGCATCATTACGGACGAAACCAAAAAAGCAATGAAAGCAGTGCTCAGCGATATCCAGCAGGGTAAATTCGCCCGCGACTTTATCCTTGAGAATCAATCCGGCCGTGCGTTCCTGACTGCCACCCGCCGCAACGAAGCCGCTCATCCGGTTGAAGTAGTAGGCAGCCAGCTGCGTGAAATGATGCACTGGATTAAGAAATAG
- a CDS encoding 2-isopropylmalate synthase — translation MRKIYVFDTTLRDGEQSPGVNLNTREKVEIAYQLEKLGIDRMEAGFPAASPGDLAAVNAVARAVKNVTLIGLSRSRESDIDAVREALQGAQDPCIHLFLATSPIHRQHKLRMEKAQVLETAQAAIRYAKKYFSKLEFSLEDAGRTERDFMAEMVAMAIREGANVVNIPDTVGYLNPSEYGAIFKFLKDTVPDIEKVQLSAHCHNDLGMATANTLAAIQNGADQIEGTINGIGERAGNTAIEEVALALETRSEFFDAKTSLVLSEISRTSRLVSKLTGMVVPGNKAIVGANAFAHESGIHQDGMLKEKTTYEIMTPETIGLKESKLVLGKHSGRHAFRDKLRDLGYDLLEEELNTAFAKFKDLADKKKEVSDEDILALLEEKLIDTPEVFSLQTIYVTYGNEATPTAKITIKGPEPQPIVAVAEGNGSVDAIYNAIDQATREEVTLGDYSIKAVSRGKDAQGEVHVVLSQGEVAAQGRGLSTDILEASARAYLNALNKLLEKRKTYTKRDHANL, via the coding sequence TTGCGGAAAATATATGTATTCGACACGACACTGCGTGACGGAGAGCAGTCGCCGGGGGTCAACCTCAATACAAGGGAAAAGGTAGAGATTGCCTACCAGCTTGAGAAGCTGGGGATTGACCGGATGGAGGCGGGATTTCCCGCAGCTTCACCAGGAGATCTGGCTGCAGTGAATGCAGTGGCGAGAGCGGTCAAGAATGTGACGCTGATCGGCCTCTCCCGCTCCAGAGAAAGCGACATTGATGCAGTTCGTGAAGCGCTTCAAGGGGCACAGGACCCCTGCATTCATCTGTTCCTGGCGACTTCACCGATTCACCGGCAGCATAAGCTGCGTATGGAAAAGGCCCAGGTGCTGGAGACTGCACAGGCTGCCATCCGTTATGCCAAAAAGTATTTCTCCAAGCTGGAATTCTCACTTGAGGATGCTGGCCGCACCGAACGCGACTTCATGGCTGAAATGGTGGCAATGGCGATTCGGGAGGGTGCAAATGTAGTCAATATTCCGGATACTGTAGGCTATCTGAACCCATCGGAATATGGTGCGATCTTCAAGTTTCTTAAAGACACTGTGCCGGATATTGAGAAAGTCCAGCTTAGCGCCCACTGTCATAATGATCTGGGCATGGCTACAGCGAACACGCTCGCTGCCATTCAGAATGGTGCCGACCAGATCGAAGGAACCATCAACGGTATCGGCGAACGCGCGGGGAATACTGCTATTGAAGAAGTGGCATTGGCACTGGAGACACGCAGCGAGTTTTTTGATGCCAAGACGTCCTTGGTGCTGTCCGAAATCTCCCGTACCAGCCGCCTGGTCAGCAAGCTGACCGGCATGGTCGTCCCTGGGAACAAGGCAATTGTGGGTGCCAACGCTTTTGCCCACGAGTCCGGAATTCACCAGGACGGCATGTTGAAGGAGAAAACCACCTACGAAATCATGACTCCTGAGACCATCGGGCTCAAAGAGAGCAAGCTGGTGCTTGGCAAGCACTCCGGTCGCCATGCGTTCCGCGACAAGCTTAGGGATCTGGGTTATGATCTTTTGGAGGAAGAGCTGAACACAGCATTTGCCAAATTCAAGGATCTGGCAGATAAGAAAAAGGAAGTATCTGATGAGGATATTCTGGCGCTGCTGGAGGAAAAACTGATCGATACACCAGAGGTATTCAGCCTGCAGACGATTTATGTTACTTACGGCAATGAGGCCACTCCAACAGCGAAGATAACGATTAAAGGGCCAGAGCCGCAGCCGATTGTTGCGGTTGCCGAAGGCAATGGCTCGGTTGATGCCATTTACAACGCCATAGACCAGGCGACCCGTGAGGAAGTTACGCTGGGCGATTATTCCATCAAGGCAGTGAGCAGGGGGAAAGACGCCCAGGGCGAGGTTCACGTAGTGTTGTCTCAGGGTGAGGTTGCTGCACAGGGCCGCGGACTCAGTACCGATATTCTGGAGGCGAGTGCCAGAGCATATCTGAACGCGCTGAACAAACTGCTGGAGAAACGGAAAACCTATACCAAACGTGATCACGCCAATCTGTAA
- a CDS encoding collagen binding domain-containing protein — MLKKRIAAILSVLMIIVQSAYGFGFNAQAHAAEITDNIITTVTMAVYDNGVPVTDVVYKQGAEVKLTYDWQLPDNTYQEGDTYSFELPDHFVLASDIMGTPLQADGLTLGHFDVLKGNPNKVVMTFGQDIDKYFGVHGSFSINTKFDKASFTETTEQHIVFPVNGGNQTVTLEFVPDNASIIEKSGKPSGTNKDGLNGKQIIWTVDVNKVLSSVYGASVTDVIPAGLALTDPLDVKVYDLNVKLDGTAAQGAEISSSQYTVTDSSGNLSVAFKQSPITSAYRIQFTTDITDPAKKSFTNEAALNSTGLPASKSSATVNVSYGTPLKKTSSAYDPNTQITTWEIDYNYNEKPIAQADAVLKDYFDNTQKLVAGSLQVFPVNFLTNAGGTVGGTPAGNYTLISPSAAPSGKNGFELKFNSDVNSAYKIIYKTQATGRVEKDTTITNTVYSGDTYETGTRGINQVIIAKTLPSSGIDYTNKKVKWSVTINADSYQMDNVVVKDVFPNKGLKIIPGSIVVKKGDTVITTGFSIQNEIPDAGFEVKFNSQITGPYTITYETYFDNKWLGSDWLTTDAKFVNQAAVEWTKPGSTDVNTKTVTASFDPQPAEKANGYKSGSYNASSKEIIWSVGVNYNRNPLNSAEVTDTIEGKQVYVPGSVEIYNMVVAKNGDYSQGTTKLTLNTDYTVSYNETTKLLQVKFTKNIESGYIINFKTSLKGELVDSPTIMNTANLYNEGKEESKDLTASLTIPKANEFVQKSGSQSNTKIKWTININYSQSYIEDAVVTDDPSDNQILLADSFKLYATTVNPAGDVTKTGTPLVGGDDYELTLTTDLDTGKQQFVLKFKAPIEKAYILEYESLIVANNNDKVTNKVGLSGKNSTIITKTSTKDITVALSSADGVGTGTRKALKIIKADGADQSKLSGATFALYRKSGSNEVLFNTLTTDANGEAVFKNLWPGKYLLQEISAPSGYVLDSGKKSVTFDSTTAIVEEFKVYNLKAATPSATPAASPTASPVVSPTPVPTVKPTETPTPTVTPTPTVKPTETPTPTVKPTATPTPTATPTATPTSTATPTVTPTATPTVTPTPVVTPTPTTPPVIDYSTPTPVTSSVPGTIVTPGPSAAVTPTPTATPAVKPTATPVATPSASPVQTPAVSSTPAAPQPTAVTTVEDLPIDGEIPLGGIPGIGEEPSHGTVKITPDGKWTYTPDPGYTGKDKFTIVVTDEDGNEEEVTIEVGVDKVPKGTVTGTPDAGGNGLPGKLPQTGENSPLPLYLTGGGLMILGAVMSRRFKNHKKSK; from the coding sequence ATGCTCAAAAAAAGAATAGCAGCCATACTCAGTGTTCTTATGATCATAGTACAAAGTGCTTACGGGTTTGGCTTCAATGCTCAAGCACATGCGGCAGAAATTACGGATAATATCATCACCACCGTAACTATGGCCGTGTATGATAACGGAGTTCCCGTAACAGATGTGGTGTATAAGCAAGGCGCTGAAGTGAAGCTTACCTATGATTGGCAGCTGCCGGACAATACTTATCAGGAAGGGGATACTTACAGTTTCGAGCTGCCGGACCACTTTGTGCTGGCCAGCGACATCATGGGGACACCGCTGCAGGCGGATGGCCTTACTTTGGGACATTTTGATGTGCTGAAGGGGAATCCCAATAAAGTTGTCATGACCTTTGGCCAGGATATTGATAAATATTTTGGCGTGCATGGTTCCTTCTCGATTAATACGAAATTTGATAAAGCCAGCTTTACTGAGACAACTGAGCAGCACATCGTCTTTCCGGTTAACGGAGGCAACCAGACCGTAACGCTTGAGTTTGTTCCAGATAATGCTTCAATTATTGAAAAAAGCGGAAAGCCTTCGGGCACGAACAAGGATGGGCTGAACGGAAAGCAAATTATCTGGACGGTCGACGTGAACAAGGTGCTGTCCAGTGTCTATGGCGCCTCTGTTACGGATGTCATCCCGGCTGGCCTTGCTTTAACGGACCCGCTGGATGTAAAAGTGTATGATCTTAACGTGAAGCTGGACGGAACGGCGGCACAGGGAGCGGAAATCTCTTCTTCTCAATATACGGTGACTGATTCTTCCGGAAATCTGAGTGTAGCATTCAAGCAATCTCCTATAACGAGTGCATACCGTATTCAATTTACTACGGACATTACAGATCCCGCGAAAAAAAGCTTCACTAATGAGGCTGCTTTAAATAGTACAGGACTGCCAGCATCGAAGTCATCGGCAACGGTCAATGTGAGCTATGGAACACCATTGAAGAAAACCTCCAGCGCATATGATCCTAATACCCAGATAACCACTTGGGAGATCGATTACAATTACAATGAAAAACCGATTGCCCAGGCGGATGCTGTGCTGAAGGATTATTTTGACAATACACAGAAGCTGGTGGCAGGTTCTCTGCAGGTATTCCCGGTTAACTTTTTGACGAATGCCGGAGGAACAGTAGGCGGCACACCTGCGGGCAATTATACGTTGATATCTCCTTCAGCTGCACCTAGCGGGAAAAACGGCTTTGAGCTGAAGTTCAACAGTGACGTCAACAGTGCTTACAAAATCATATACAAGACCCAGGCCACAGGCCGCGTTGAGAAGGATACGACCATTACGAACACCGTTTACTCCGGGGACACTTATGAAACCGGCACACGCGGCATCAATCAGGTGATTATTGCCAAAACACTGCCAAGCAGCGGTATCGACTATACCAACAAAAAAGTAAAATGGTCCGTGACCATCAATGCCGACAGTTATCAGATGGATAATGTAGTAGTCAAGGATGTTTTCCCTAACAAAGGACTGAAAATCATCCCTGGCAGCATCGTTGTCAAAAAAGGCGATACAGTGATTACCACGGGCTTCTCGATTCAGAATGAAATACCGGATGCCGGTTTTGAGGTGAAGTTTAATTCGCAGATTACCGGACCGTATACCATTACTTATGAAACTTATTTTGATAATAAATGGCTCGGCAGCGACTGGTTGACCACGGATGCCAAGTTTGTGAACCAGGCAGCAGTGGAATGGACCAAACCTGGCTCCACGGATGTGAACACCAAAACCGTTACCGCATCCTTTGATCCTCAACCGGCAGAAAAAGCCAACGGCTACAAAAGCGGCTCCTATAATGCGTCCAGCAAGGAAATTATCTGGTCCGTAGGGGTCAATTATAACCGCAACCCGCTTAACAGCGCTGAGGTAACCGATACTATAGAAGGCAAGCAGGTGTATGTTCCGGGATCTGTAGAAATCTACAATATGGTTGTGGCCAAAAACGGCGACTACAGTCAGGGAACGACCAAGCTGACACTTAACACAGATTATACGGTCTCTTACAACGAGACCACGAAGCTGCTTCAAGTGAAGTTCACTAAGAACATTGAATCGGGATACATCATCAATTTCAAAACAAGTCTAAAGGGGGAATTGGTCGACAGTCCTACAATTATGAATACTGCTAATCTGTACAATGAAGGCAAGGAGGAATCGAAGGATCTTACGGCTTCGCTGACGATTCCCAAGGCTAATGAATTTGTGCAGAAGAGCGGCAGCCAAAGCAATACTAAGATCAAATGGACCATTAACATCAATTACAGCCAGTCGTATATCGAAGATGCGGTGGTCACTGACGACCCCAGCGATAATCAAATCCTGCTGGCAGATTCTTTCAAGCTCTATGCGACTACGGTAAATCCTGCTGGAGATGTAACGAAAACAGGAACACCATTGGTTGGCGGAGATGATTATGAACTGACCCTCACTACGGACCTTGATACGGGAAAACAGCAGTTTGTGCTGAAATTCAAAGCACCTATTGAAAAAGCTTATATTCTGGAGTACGAATCACTGATTGTAGCGAACAATAATGATAAGGTAACGAACAAAGTGGGGCTGAGCGGCAAGAATTCCACAATCATTACGAAGACTAGCACCAAAGATATTACCGTTGCGCTGTCTTCGGCGGATGGAGTAGGCACCGGCACCCGAAAAGCACTGAAAATTATCAAAGCCGACGGTGCTGATCAATCGAAGCTGAGCGGGGCTACCTTTGCGCTGTACCGCAAGTCAGGCTCAAACGAAGTGCTTTTTAATACCCTTACAACAGATGCCAATGGAGAGGCTGTATTTAAGAACCTATGGCCGGGTAAGTATCTGCTGCAGGAAATCAGTGCACCTTCCGGATATGTTCTGGATTCGGGCAAAAAATCGGTTACTTTCGATTCCACAACAGCCATCGTGGAAGAATTCAAAGTTTATAACCTAAAAGCAGCAACACCATCAGCAACGCCGGCCGCATCACCAACGGCCTCTCCGGTAGTGTCGCCAACGCCGGTACCGACAGTGAAGCCGACGGAGACACCAACACCGACAGTGACACCAACACCGACAGTGAAGCCGACGGAGACACCAACACCGACAGTGAAGCCAACAGCAACACCAACACCGACAGCAACGCCAACAGCAACACCAACATCGACAGCAACACCGACAGTAACACCAACAGCAACGCCAACAGTAACACCAACGCCTGTCGTGACGCCAACGCCCACTACGCCGCCAGTGATTGACTATTCGACTCCGACACCAGTGACCTCTTCGGTGCCGGGAACAATCGTCACTCCTGGACCATCGGCTGCCGTGACGCCAACGCCTACGGCAACTCCAGCAGTGAAGCCGACAGCGACACCAGTGGCAACACCGTCTGCCTCACCGGTACAGACACCAGCGGTTAGCAGCACACCGGCTGCTCCGCAACCAACAGCAGTCACCACCGTTGAGGATTTGCCTATCGATGGGGAGATTCCATTGGGGGGGATTCCCGGCATCGGTGAAGAGCCTTCACATGGTACAGTGAAGATCACACCGGATGGCAAATGGACCTATACTCCTGATCCTGGTTATACCGGCAAAGACAAATTTACAATTGTCGTTACCGATGAAGACGGCAATGAGGAAGAAGTGACGATTGAAGTAGGTGTCGATAAAGTGCCGAAGGGTACAGTAACCGGTACACCGGATGCAGGGGGGAATGGACTGCCCGGCAAACTTCCGCAGACCGGAGAAAACAGTCCATTACCGCTTTATTTGACAGGCGGCGGCTTAATGATTCTGGGAGCCGTCATGTCCAGACGGTTCAAGAACCACAAAAAATCGAAGTAA
- a CDS encoding response regulator, with translation MIQALLVDDERLALMKLKLMLEELTTVNIIGSCTDPAEAVSIASKLQPDVIFLDIDMPEMNGMQVAEAIQGLCPGTSIVFVTAYNSYAVEAFELYALDYVLKPVRRDRLVKTIQRLEKHFGKDGNPPNTPEPEIMIRSFQSLRFERAGQPLPAIRWRTSKAQELFAYLFHNRNRFVSKDSLIEMLWPDFNLKRASTHLYTTIYQIRQSLKQADIGLQISNASGGEGYTMETGSLLIDSYEWEKGILTLGPINAENCDKHQRLFYFYSGDYLNDYDYLWAEGERQRLRTIWLHHAMGMADFFTARGRIPEAVTVYQRVVQLQPYFEQGHLGLMKVYDSMGERSAVEEQYQYLADLLKRELSVDIPDNIKSWYEEWKLHNFKSL, from the coding sequence ATGATACAAGCTTTGCTGGTGGATGATGAGCGGCTTGCCCTTATGAAATTAAAGCTGATGCTGGAAGAATTAACAACCGTAAATATTATAGGTTCCTGTACGGACCCGGCCGAAGCAGTCAGCATAGCCTCAAAGCTTCAACCTGACGTTATTTTCCTGGATATAGATATGCCTGAAATGAATGGTATGCAGGTTGCGGAAGCGATCCAAGGCCTGTGTCCAGGCACTAGCATCGTATTTGTGACCGCTTATAACAGCTATGCCGTGGAGGCTTTTGAGCTGTATGCCCTGGACTATGTGTTGAAGCCTGTCCGGCGTGACCGCCTGGTTAAGACCATCCAGCGGCTGGAAAAACATTTCGGCAAGGACGGGAATCCTCCCAATACGCCTGAACCTGAGATCATGATCCGCAGCTTTCAGTCGTTGCGCTTTGAGCGTGCCGGCCAGCCGCTCCCTGCCATCCGCTGGCGCACCTCCAAAGCTCAGGAATTATTCGCTTATTTGTTCCATAACCGCAACCGCTTTGTCAGCAAGGACAGCCTTATCGAGATGCTGTGGCCGGATTTCAATCTGAAGCGGGCGTCAACTCACCTTTATACCACCATTTATCAGATCCGCCAAAGTCTGAAGCAGGCTGATATCGGGCTGCAGATCAGCAACGCCAGCGGCGGGGAAGGTTATACTATGGAGACAGGCTCCTTGCTGATCGACAGCTATGAATGGGAAAAGGGTATTCTTACTCTGGGGCCTATAAACGCTGAGAACTGCGACAAGCATCAGCGCCTGTTCTATTTCTACTCGGGTGACTATCTGAACGACTATGATTATTTATGGGCTGAGGGTGAGCGTCAGCGTCTTCGGACGATTTGGCTGCATCATGCGATGGGAATGGCTGATTTTTTTACTGCCAGGGGAAGAATTCCCGAAGCGGTAACGGTGTATCAGCGGGTGGTTCAGCTTCAGCCTTATTTTGAGCAGGGCCACTTGGGGCTTATGAAGGTGTATGACAGCATGGGAGAACGTTCGGCGGTCGAGGAGCAATATCAATACCTGGCAGACCTTCTAAAGCGTGAGCTGAGCGTAGATATACCCGATAACATTAAAAGCTGGTATGAGGAATGGAAGTTGCATAATTTCAAAAGCCTGTAG
- a CDS encoding RNA polymerase sigma factor, whose translation MSAVLGGQHQAFGHLVERYQGMVYRVCIKITGEAESAKDMAQEVFIKAYKALPSFRGQSSFSTWLYRIAYRTCLDWKRANDREWRHRSTADYTENDWVTSQTPEHVLLRKEASEELGENLNHLTEPYRSVVQMYYFQRHSYQEIAEQKGISVKTVESQLYRARQMMRKNGEEWR comes from the coding sequence ATTTCAGCCGTGCTGGGCGGGCAGCATCAGGCCTTCGGGCATTTGGTGGAACGCTATCAAGGCATGGTATATCGGGTATGCATCAAGATTACAGGTGAGGCTGAATCGGCCAAGGATATGGCCCAGGAGGTTTTCATCAAAGCCTATAAGGCGCTCCCTTCCTTCAGAGGGCAATCTTCATTCTCCACATGGCTGTACCGGATTGCTTACCGGACCTGTCTGGACTGGAAACGGGCCAATGACAGGGAATGGCGGCACCGCAGTACGGCGGATTATACAGAGAATGATTGGGTGACATCGCAGACGCCAGAGCATGTGCTGCTCCGCAAGGAAGCTTCGGAGGAGCTGGGCGAGAATCTGAACCATCTCACGGAACCGTACCGGTCGGTCGTGCAGATGTATTATTTTCAGCGACACTCATATCAGGAGATTGCCGAACAGAAAGGCATTTCAGTCAAAACGGTAGAGTCACAACTGTATAGGGCCAGACAGATGATGCGTAAAAACGGGGAGGAATGGCGATGA